From the Lathyrus oleraceus cultivar Zhongwan6 chromosome 4, CAAS_Psat_ZW6_1.0, whole genome shotgun sequence genome, one window contains:
- the LOC127136050 gene encoding protein ACTIVITY OF BC1 COMPLEX KINASE 3, chloroplastic: MIGQCSLRQLLEYGYFHADPHPENLLATPDRRLSFLDFGMMSETPEDARSSIISHVVHLVNRDYEAMARDYYALDFFSSNVDVSPIVPALIDFFDEAHNYIVSELNFKTLVDGLGNVLYQFPFNVPAYYALILRSLAVLEGLSLNADPNFKVLAASYPYFAKRLLTYPNPYLRDALIELIFKDEKFSASGVDSNTC, translated from the coding sequence ATGATTGGACAATGCAGCCTCAGACAACTACTCGAGTATGGATATTTCCATGCAGATCCACATCCTGAGAACCTTTTAGCAACGCCTGATAGGAGACTTTCTTTTCTCGACTTCGGAATGATGAGTGAGACACCGGAAGATGCGCGATCTTCTATAATTAGTCATGTTGTTCACTTGGTTAACCGAGATTATGAAGCTATGGCTCGTGACTACTATGCTCTTGATTTCTTTTCATCAAACGTCGATGTTTCTCCAATTGTGCCAGCACTTATAGACTTTTTTGATGAAGCACATAATTATATTGTGAGTGAACTTAACTTCAAGACACTAGTGGATGGTCTTGGGAATGTTCTGTATCAATTTCCGTTTAATGTCCCAGCTTACTATGCTCTGATATTGAGGTCTCTCGCTGTTTTAGAAGGTTTATCACTTAATGCCGATCCCAACTTCAAGGTGCTTGCAGCTTCATACCCGTATTTCGCTAAGCGGCTTTTAACATATCCAAATCCATATCTGAGAGATGCTCTTATTGAGTTGATTTTCAAAGATGAGAAGTTTAGTGCAAGTGGAGTAGACTCGAACACTTGCTAA